Sequence from the Microplitis demolitor isolate Queensland-Clemson2020A chromosome 2, iyMicDemo2.1a, whole genome shotgun sequence genome:
cctatttttgaaaaacttttacCAATTTTAATGTCATTGATTGAAGACAATGCCAAAAAAACAAGACTGTATGGATTACGAGCAATATATCTAACGTTAAAAATTGGTTTGAAATTATCTTGTATATCAGACGAtgatgttattaaaatttatccagCAGTTATTAAAAGATTGGATGATGGTTGTGATGATATAAGACGTGGAGCGGTGGAAGCTCTTGTATTTGTTTGGCGAGcattatctaaaaattatgatttagattttggaaaaagtcatattgattatttatatacaactatGATTGTTCATCTAGATGATCCagaaattgaatttcaaaatttgatgctctgtaagtaacaaaaattttattaatttattttagtcgttacattttctttatattatttttaataattttagccGCCATGATGGAACTCGCAAAAATTCATCCAGAATTATTAGCagataagataataaaatgtaaaaataattttaaaaatcaaacaggtcttgataaattattaaaacattgtcatgaattattaaaaaataaataagttaattttatatgatactgaagttaactgatggctaattattattattattattattattattattattattattattattattattattattattaatttattgcttCTAGGGAGAAAATATTCCCATAGCAAGGGGATAAtcacaaatataatttacattcacaaaatatatataaaaaaaaaaagaaaaaaaagacagTCTACAACATAAATTTACATTAgaggttttaataattttcattaaaatatttaattttttatagctgtggtctattcaaataaaataaacgccCTTATTTTTGCACATACTGATAGATGgccttcaaaaatttacatttaggATTAAGAATGTCTTGGATTGACGAGGCTGGTCCAAAGTTGACGGTAATATAGTGTTAGCGGTAATAAAGAACTGAGGGCTAATgagttttggaattttttcaaaatgataaattataaacaaaaaaattgcacttgtagttttttaatttcctatatgtgcatatttttagttttattttttttttataatttatcgttttgaaaaaattcaaaaaattatcaattgcctgttaacttcaggatctaaattttatgatactgagTTAGtcaacgtctaataatttttgaaattttttcaaattgataaattataaaaaaaaagcattttaaaaaaattgcacttgtagtttttttaagtttctacatgtgcatattttttttttgtaatttatttgttaaaaaaaaattcaaaaattgttcattgcctgttaacttcaggatccaAATTTATGATTCCGAAGTTAGtagacgtttaataatttttggatttttttaataacgatcatttataaaaaaaaaaaatattttaaaaaattgcagctttagattttttaattttctacatgtgcatttttttggtttttttttctttgcaattgatttcttgaaaaaaaaatccaaatatttttaattgtctccTAACTTTAgaatcattcaaaattttatgatactgagttagttgacgtctaataatttttggaattttttaaaaatgataaattacaaaaaaaaaaatactttaagaaattacacttgtagttttttttagttttctacatgtgcatatttttttttttttgtaatttatttgttgaaaaaaaaattcaaaaaatttaattatctattaactccagaatcaatattttataaactatttattaaaattttatgattctatgcttttaaatttaccgcgcttagtatgtaaataaatatatgtaaaataaccGATACATTAtcatcaaatataaatatataacatttagATTAATTCATTACTATACTTgctgatttaattattgattattctcCCCTCCCCCTTCTTTTctgttgaaatatttataaatttctcaaatatacgatttaataattgatgtattaaaataacaataaatatgaaaatgttgtgtaaaatattgttgtatattaataaaaataaatagtgagagttaaaatgaaatgaatacGAAAGCAGGAAGTAACCCGCCCTTGATATTATGACTCCGCCATGTTGTTGCTTTTCCGTATGTCTGAGCCGACGACGATTTGCGGCCGAGTGAGACCGTGACAACAGAGGAGTGTCGTGTGTGTGATCGtggtaagtaaaaataatactttattattattctacaataatatttacaataaatatcttATCAATATAATCAtactcttaatttttattcaaaaaatttataattacttgaataattaaatatcaatttttaaaagtcattgaattgtcaattaaattagtatattcATACTTGCTTATGACAGGATtcactatttaattttaatgtatttttcttttacttaaactAATGTTATTAAGAATcgttacttaatttttttttttttaatatttttataagattattAAATCACGATTAATTTTACAGTCCAGGAGGTCTCTATTTGACATTGACAATAaattgtgtatatatatattttttttatttcgaatattttttagaatactGAGATTAAGTATGGCAGACGCAACTGGAGATCATGCTGACAATCAGAGAGAAGAAGAATTAGAAGTTGAGTCTAATTACAAACCACCACCGGAGAAAACGATAGAACAAATTTTGGAGGCTGATAAAGATGACGAGAGTCTACGAAAATATAAAGAGACGTTATTGGGGGAAGCTAAATCTGGCGGAATTGTCGTTggtatgtttttattttctagtttagtttttcattttatgtaaaatgatttaattataatttattttattaataaattgtagaTTCAAATGATCCACGTAAAGtaatcgttaaaaaattagccCTTTGTGTGGCTGGAAGACCTGATATGGAATTAGATTTAACTAAAGATCTAACtcagttaaaaaaacaaacgtTTGTGATTAAGGAAGGTGTCAGTTATCGAATTCGTATTGATTTTATTGTACAGAGGGAAATTGTTCATGGGTTAAAATACATTCAAAAAACCTACAGGCTTGGAGTACCCggtaagattatttatttatttatttttatttaaataatattgattatgttaagtcataatttaattactatttactaATACttgtactgtaaaaaataaattacgctTAACTGGATCCTTTAAAGGAGTGACAGGTAACAAGTTAACGTATATTAACAAATATGGTCTTAGATGTATCTTcgttagataaaaattatcataattaaataatttatttttattttttagtggaCAAAATGACACATATGGTTGGCTCTTATCCACCTAAAACTGAAATACAATCTTATACAACACCAGCAGAAGATGCACCAGCTGGAGTAATGGCTCGTGGATCGTATACCGTCAGTTCTTTATTTACAGATGATGATAAACATGAACATCTGAAATGGGAATGGTcgtttgatattaaaaaagattggAAAGAGtagattttatgaaattattattttttttttttgtttcttttttttttttttttttttttctccaagtATTGCATTACGCAATCACGTCAAGTCACCATAGCCTTAAACTCtgataaagaaattaaataattgcatttataatatatatatatgtatacctatataaatattgacgAAGAGAATTgccaaaatgattttttccaattgataaattcatctttttttttttttttgttagaattaatttttacaaatagtaAGAATGAATGCCATGTAATTTACTAtcattagaattaaaaaaaaaaaaaaaaaaaaaaaaaaacaagtgtaTTATTGATATCGATAAGATATCATTACTATCTGAtgtactttaaaattaattggatatttcatataatgaaaaaaaaaaaaaaaaaaaacaaattaagtGTATTATTTTGTAGTTATAGATactataattcaaaaattttgcactttcatatacataaataaagtcattgtctatttaattattgctgaGAATTCTCGGTGCTATATTTGgacgtaaaataaattaaatgtgtaaaaatacagccattatttaaattaaatttagtgaatgaaaaataaataaatttataataatttgatgttgcaaatgaaattaaatcagTGACAAAATAAGAGTGCCTCATCTTTGTCATCGATAATTATATTATGGATATACGTCAGTTCTTTTTAAAAtgcttttaataaaaagaataaacaaatggaatagatacaagaaatttaaataagtccATAAGCTGTAGAGACCGCacacataataataataataataatgataataataataatagtaataaaaaaattccatgtatgtttagaaaatatgtcaatttataaatcatgCCGTTGTAACCGTCGAACagttatgaaattaaatataaattttacatattatattattttataattttttttttttataataactccTGCTATTTAAGTGTCATAATGATATTATTAAGTGACGTTAAGATTTATGttaaattgtattaattttaacataGAAATAGTAACGTATCGAGTATTTAGACTAGAAGTAATATAGTGGCTAGCCAGTCGTCAGAGTAAACGCAATTCGGTCACGGTCACGGCCACAGTTACGGTCTGTTCACTATACTCTGGctccataaaatataaaaccttTCGTATTCGCGCCGTCGTCATCGTCTCGGTCAGCGAACTTTCATTTAGCTTGTACTCTGCTGATGCAGATGCATTCAAGAACGTcccaaattatatatatcttactATTTTCTTTCACACTTATATACCATACACTCAAGCATCAGGCACGTACgtcatgtattttttataagcacaaattttaactttaacaaatttattatttttaaaatatgataaatttttggttttatttttggaccatttattaaaagattaaaacTTTCATGTTCtcaatgtatttaataaagttattatcGGTCAGCAGTCTCCTGTTTTGTGCCAGAAATCGTAAATTaacactcattttttttattgattaattatttaaaatttttttaaaagtgttaattaagttataagcgtattattaagaaattaaaattaaactagtTTTCATATGAGTCTAAAgtcttgtaattaattaacttaaaaagttgttgaattaaaaCGAATTCTTTAAGACAAGAAATCCTTTTCAGTGTCAGGAGAAATCAATGTCAATATCATTAACGTTCTATTTATCatctgttaaaattatttttattttatctgagatttctaatgtaaaaaaataatgtttgaaTAGATAATCGTTAACTAATGagcaattgaaaattttaattattgaaaatgatagaaaaaaaattttcaagtcaagtagaaagtattaaaaaataatcggtataATATATAAGACTTAACtgcaataaaaacaaataaaaaagaaatatatgtaatctatgaaatataaatgatcaaaagattataattataaactttaaataaaaaaacatatcgCAATAACTCTAGAAATTATGGTTGTATTacgtgttaatttttaaaaaataaattatctgattGTTTACTTGAATTACTTAATCTTAATaagttcaatttaaaataacaaaactatGAAATCTATTGTTGTAAGAATTAAGTTTTTATAACGATAACAGtgacagtaaatatttttactgaaattaaacattttatattttagatattttttttttttaatgagcgaaaaaaaaattactttcaataaaattgatttttgtatcaattaattattattataaacggacttcgttataagactattagTTTCTATTTCAAACTATCGCGATACctggtttataaaaaagacagaatgatagtcttataacgaggtccgaatgtattataaaaatttagtaattaatttattagtaattagtataaatgaatcgtttatttgagaaacctCATAAGTcgagaaaacaaaatttttcaagaaacACAAAAATCATTTTGTGGAAAAACTtgctattgaaataataaataaataattgaagagaataatgttagcgtcgaaaaaatattcaaaaattaaaaattcaattttttaattgaaactacttaaaaaaattatttaaagttgattgaCTTATGGAGTTTCTCAACCAAACggaagaaaaagttataaaatcattgtttttttatttttttccactcaaataatttattagactgataaaatgaagtatataatatatatttaaactctgaaactcagaaattacaaacagtaataattaatttattttaattagtcatactattttcttttttaaaaagcgtgaattttaaatacagaaggaaaaattatttctataaaactaaaactgcatatgtttatttgaaaaaccccATGTCATTGACTTATGGGATTtctaaatgaaatgaaatttctgtcaccccgttaattgttttttaaacactgatttgatggatatttttattaatttctatgggAAGACATCCAAAGAAcccaaaaatacaaaaaaccaaatttcgaaaaaacatgacttatggggtttctcaaataaacgattcaaaTAAGTatgtaatttcttttaataagaaattaatttttaaaagtaaattatctagttaaaataattatcgagtCAAAGAAtgatatagttttttaatgGCAATATTTCTTGCTCAGTGAAcacgtaaaaattataaatttaaatttaaaaaaaaaaaaacttttttaagcACGTacaatattgatttattaaagtactttgtacaaaataattaagacgAGTTTCTCGGTCTATTTACATGCAAGTTAGTACATTTTTATACCATCTATTCActcaaatgtaatttaatttattagtaacatttcaaaagaataaaataacaaaggCAAGACTTTTATTTCCATCTCAACGTCATCGTtactttgaaatatttaatataagtgCAAACTAAAGGTTCATATCaaaacaatagaaaaaaaatgtttcttcaAGACATGACGAATCATAAAAAGAagaactttataaataaaaataaaaaagaatcatTTTGATGAATAATTTCGAACAACGATTACAAGCATTTCTGTtttcaagtattaaaaaaaaaaaataaataaattcaataaaattatataaggatcgtaaaaataaagatttcttaattattaataacagcTGGAATTCACAGAGATTCGACTCATGACATTAATCCCGTTAATTGCAAACGTCGACGGTCTCGATTCGTTAAATCGTCTTTAACAATACGTAGTAAAGTTTCACAGTTACCCACAACAGTTAGtaattgttgaataaattgtttcattcaattttattactttctaTCATCATATGATAGTGATTCTATCATAGAAATATACTTATTTAGGTcaataaactaatatttttacattaaaaaaaaaaaaagtgcccATCTGTCAAGtgtgaaattgaaaataattcaagaaagaaatctaaatttttagtcTTGTATTCTTATATTATTCACTTtctaatttatgataaattaattaaaaaatttggatttatttttatatacaaattagaataaaatttatttcattaca
This genomic interval carries:
- the LOC103572033 gene encoding rho GDP-dissociation inhibitor 1 isoform X2, whose product is MADATGDHADNQREEELEVESNYKPPPEKTIEQILEADKDDESLRKYKETLLGEAKSGGIVVDSNDPRKVIVKKLALCVAGRPDMELDLTKDLTQLKKQTFVIKEGVSYRIRIDFIVQREIVHGLKYIQKTYRLGVPVDKMTHMVGSYPPKTEIQSYTTPAEDAPAGVMARGSYTVSSLFTDDDKHEHLKWEWSFDIKKDWKE